The genomic DNA GTGCTCACCGGGATGCCGGCGATCGCGGTGCCGATCAGCGTGATCGCGCCCGCGGTCTCGGCGGAGAAGCCGCCGATCGGGCGGAGCTTAGTGATGCGCATCCCCATCGTCCGCACGATGCGCCACCCCCCGAACGTCGTGCCGAGGCCGAGCGCGGCGCCCGCCGCCAGGATCACCCAGAAGGGGACGTAGAACTCCGGCCCGAGGTGGCCCGTCGTGAAGAGCAGCACCGCGATGATCCCCATGGTCTTCTGGGCGTCGTTGGTGCCATGGCCGATGCTATAGGCGGCGGCCGAGAGGAGCTGGCCGCGGCGGAAGATCCGGTCCACGCGCCCCGGGGTCTCAGCCCTGAAGGTCCACATCGTCAGCAGCATCATCGTGAAACCGACCACGAGGCCGATCAGCGGCGCGAGGATCATGAAGACGCCGATCTTAACGAGACCGCCGACGACCAGCGAGCCGAGTCCCGCCTTGGCCACGCCCGCGCCCGCGAAGCCGCCGATGAGCGCGTGGGAGGAGCTGGTCGGGAGCCCCCAGCGCCACGTCACAAGGTCCCAGACGATCGCGCCGACGAGCCCCGCGAGGATGACCCACTGGTCCACGACGCTGGTCTGGACGACCCCCTTCCCGACCGTCGTCGCCAC from Candidatus Methylomirabilota bacterium includes the following:
- a CDS encoding inorganic phosphate transporter yields the protein MLTALVFIILVALVFDFINGFHDAANSIATVVSTRVLTPLQAVVWAGFFNFIAAFGFGVHVATTVGKGVVQTSVVDQWVILAGLVGAIVWDLVTWRWGLPTSSSHALIGGFAGAGVAKAGLGSLVVGGLVKIGVFMILAPLIGLVVGFTMMLLTMWTFRAETPGRVDRIFRRGQLLSAAAYSIGHGTNDAQKTMGIIAVLLFTTGHLGPEFYVPFWVILAAGAALGLGTTFGGWRIVRTMGMRITKLRPIGGFSAETAGAITLIGTAIAGIPVSTTHTISGAIMGVGAMQRFSAVRWGVAGRIVWAWIFTIPASAVVAGAAWLLIRVLAG